The region attaatattatttatataatctaaaaataagtaagtaatatagtaattaaaaaattgttatttaaaaacttGATTGTGGTTAACGTATAGTTGTTTTCTTTTCGAGTTTTGTGGTAACAGAATTATTGGTAGACCACATCTTTCGGGTGCTGAGGTTGGAATCGCACACCAAGATTGAAGGATGACCGTTGCTTTGTTAAGGATTTGTGTGGTATAAAAGGGATGAACTCATGAACCAATATGCAACAAGCCAAAGAACAATCTCTCCTCCTCCACTCCCCCTGGTACAGGCTTGTCATCAAGGTCTTTGTTGGATTCTCTGAACTCCAACAAGAATTCCTAGACCTTGGACAACCTAgccacaaaaataataaaaaataaaataaacatgggAGGAAGTGCTGCAAAGGTTGTCTTCACGCTGCTGGTAACTTTGGCCATCATCATCCCATGCCTTGAGGCTGGCATTGCTGAATACGACGACTTTCTGAAAAATCAAGCTGAGGAAGCCCACACAATCGCTCTCGAGTCCTATGTGCCGACTCCGGAATTCGTGGCCAGTGAGCTCAATTACCATGTTCATCTTGCCATGCAAAACAGCACCAGGAGGGGACTGAGGGCGCCCAGGAACCCTGCTTTTGGGCCATGTGACAGCACCAACCCCATTGACAATTGCTGGAGGTGCAACAAAGACTGGGCCAACGACAGGTACCAGTTGGCCAAATGCGGAAAAGGGTTCGGAAGACGCGCAGTGGGAGGCCTCGGTGGACCCATTTATGTTGTCAATGATACCTCCGACGACGACATGCAGAACCCTAAGCCAGGAACCATCCGTCATGCTGTCACCCAACAGGGTCCACTTTGGATCACCTTCTCACGCAGCATGAGAATCACTCTGCAGCAGGAGCTTATGATTTCCTCCGACAAGACCATCGACGGTCGTGGCGCCAACGTTCAGTTCAAGGACGGTGGTGGCCTCACCATGCAGTTCGTGAACAACATCATCATCCACGGCATTCGCGTGAAGAACATCGTGCCTAAGGATGGTGGCATGATCAGGGACTCTTACAACCACGTTGGACACAGAACCAGGAGTGATGGTGATGCCATCTCCATCTTCGGAGCTTCCAACATTTGGATCGATCATGTTTCCCTCTCTAACTCTGCCGATGGACTCATCGATGTGATCGAGGGATCCACTGCCATCACCGTCTCCAACTGCCACATGACGAGACACAACGATGTGATGTTGTTTGGTGCCAGTGACACAAACCCCCACGTCAATGACAAGCTCATGCAGATAACGGTGGCATTCAACCACTTCGGGCAGGGACTGTCCCAGAGGATGCCAAGGTGCAGATTTGGATTCTTCCACGTTCTTAACAACGATTACACTCACTGGCAAATTTACGCCATTGGTGGAAGCTCAAAGCCAACTATTCTTAGCCAGGGAAACCGTTTCATTGCTCCCAACCTCGATTTTGCAAAGGAAATCACACACAGAGACTACGCTACACCTGAACAATGGATGCAATGGCAGTGGCAATCAGACATGGACCTTCTCATGAACGGTGCCACTTTCAACACCACAGGTGCTCCCATCCAGATGACATACAAGAAGGGTCTCATCATGAAGCCAAGGGATGGCACCCATGTCAGCAGGCTCACACGCCATGCTGGTGCTCTCAACTGCTATGCTGGCTTTCCTTGctagggaatatatatatatatatagatacacacacatgtgtatgtgtgtgttcAATTTTCCTTTCTGAGACATTACAGAAGATGTATGGTTTGTGCGCTTTTAGTTGGAGGATGAGTAGACTTGAGTCTGGGTAGCCTTACATTGGAGATCACAttctttattgaattttttttgtcttgttCTATACTTGTGCCTTCCCTAATTCTTTATTAAAACTAACAGCACAATAATTCATAACAACAACAATCCATATTGATTACTTACTCGAATGAAGATATACACATCAGgcgtttattaatattttaaacaaatgtgCGCTCATTTGAATTGTCCTTGAAGAAGGGTAATTAAAAAGGTTTCGTTTGATCTGCTCGTTTTTTGGTttcccattttttattttggcatTGAAGATTGTGATTTCGTTCGTGGGCGAAGGTGTCTGAAACAGAGGTATATGTGTCATGAAACCCTAAGTTATTTTGATTATGTGGTTTGTGgttgtttgtgtttttggtCTTCGTTTCTCCCGTGTCGTCATTCTGGgttatgtttttcttgttttaaattttggggTAAAAGGTTGTTTCAAGGTGATAAGCAAAGTGAAATGTAAATGTGTGATGTAATATTATCAGGGATCAGTGGGGGCAACAAGAAAAAAGATGAATATAGATAGCTCTTGAGTTTCTTAATTGATTGTTTCTTATACTTCTCAAGTCATTGCTGAAGAAAAAAGATGACAAGTACTGACAATTAGAGTGTATATATCATGCATGCTCAGGTAGTTCGTACAGAATTTATATACATCGAAGCATATAACGTCAGGATCCACCATTGTTGGCAATGAAGGGCGTGGAGGGATGAAGATAGAAGATTGTGATTGTGAATGGTAATGAAGACGAGTTATTTGTGGATGAGGGTGCTGGAAAAATAGATGAATATTATATGAGGATGAAGATGGTGGTTGGAGCTAGGTGTTATGTTTGCTGTGAGGATGAATGTTTTGAGAGATTTTGATCAGTCGAAGAGATCTAGGAGGTATCCAAGGTCACTGGGttggaatattttttttttacgtagTTGCCACGTCAAGAAAAAACACCAAGGTATTAGAGATTGATCtatgaatttcaaattaattagaGCAAATTTTGAAAGAGGCACATCAAAATTGTTTAATAGTTTAGGGATTAAAATCAAAGttaacattattataaatttatgtaacaaattttataaagataaaaatatcttttaaaatttataaataatatctcTTTTACCAAAAAGTAagcattttgaaatttataaagtcTCTATTAAAGAGTAAGAAAAAACATCTTTCTCAAAATGCTTGAAATATGAAGACTTGAAATGTTTGAAAGGTAGAGTCtttaaattttgcaaaaataaaaaaatttgtctttgaaattatcaacattaaaatatagttattttattatttaattcatttttttttactctttagaTGTTTAACtaacactattttttgttagtttttctactaatttaaatattttacgtttgattacattttaatttttaggaacactaaaatataattatttattattttttaaaatattaaacacaattATACAATAATTATGGACACTTTTGTcctataaataaagtaaaattacattaataattattaagtcATAGTTCATTTAAAACTACAGTTAACTatgaacacacacacacataagtGGGCTTTATTGAAgttcttttttgaatttttttatcagcaataaaaaatatataaatagataaacaCTTGAGGTGCTCCAACCCTTTTACATATGAAAAAGCAAAGAACAAAATCGCataaaaccaaaaaagaaaGCAACACCTATAACCTATCAAGAAGAGGATATAACAGTTTAAGATAACTATTATACAAGCAAAACATAACATATTTCTGAAGACAAAGAGACAAAAGAGTGTTGAGGATTCCACAAGCTCAAGGAAAAACCATTGTCTTAGCCAACTTTGTGACaatatttctcttttgttttctaTGCATGTCCATTTGGTCCATAAGTCCACACTTTGTGTTTTGCAAAAATCTCTAGACTATATACCTAAGT is a window of Vigna unguiculata cultivar IT97K-499-35 chromosome 4, ASM411807v1, whole genome shotgun sequence DNA encoding:
- the LOC114181675 gene encoding pectate lyase-like, with translation MGGSAAKVVFTLLVTLAIIIPCLEAGIAEYDDFLKNQAEEAHTIALESYVPTPEFVASELNYHVHLAMQNSTRRGLRAPRNPAFGPCDSTNPIDNCWRCNKDWANDRYQLAKCGKGFGRRAVGGLGGPIYVVNDTSDDDMQNPKPGTIRHAVTQQGPLWITFSRSMRITLQQELMISSDKTIDGRGANVQFKDGGGLTMQFVNNIIIHGIRVKNIVPKDGGMIRDSYNHVGHRTRSDGDAISIFGASNIWIDHVSLSNSADGLIDVIEGSTAITVSNCHMTRHNDVMLFGASDTNPHVNDKLMQITVAFNHFGQGLSQRMPRCRFGFFHVLNNDYTHWQIYAIGGSSKPTILSQGNRFIAPNLDFAKEITHRDYATPEQWMQWQWQSDMDLLMNGATFNTTGAPIQMTYKKGLIMKPRDGTHVSRLTRHAGALNCYAGFPC